Proteins encoded in a region of the uncultured Paludibaculum sp. genome:
- a CDS encoding HAD-IIB family hydrolase yields the protein MKIVISDLDGTLLDHDSYSWAEATEGLSLLKSQGVPLILCTSKTAAEVVEWQRQMGLRAPFVAENGGAAVIPGGLLGAPDGGEVLVLGTPYDRLVAGLRAASEESCCRVEGFADWSVARIAAECGMPNERAALAKRREYDEPFVVKDPGREPALLQAIRNRGFRTTRGGRFHHILGENDKARAVELLLARYRSQSGAVETVGLGDGLNDAEFLNLVDHPVLIRSPRLEQLRPLVPRGRATRQSGPAGWNEAILELFSGRF from the coding sequence ATGAAGATTGTGATCAGCGATCTGGACGGGACGCTTCTGGACCACGACAGCTATTCCTGGGCAGAGGCCACGGAAGGGCTGAGCCTGTTGAAATCACAAGGGGTTCCGCTGATTCTCTGCACCAGCAAGACGGCCGCCGAGGTGGTCGAATGGCAGCGCCAGATGGGACTGCGGGCACCGTTTGTGGCGGAGAACGGGGGCGCCGCCGTGATTCCCGGTGGTCTGCTGGGGGCTCCCGATGGCGGCGAGGTGCTCGTGCTGGGCACGCCCTACGACCGCTTGGTGGCCGGTCTGCGGGCGGCCAGCGAGGAGAGCTGCTGCCGGGTGGAGGGATTCGCCGATTGGAGCGTGGCGCGTATTGCGGCGGAGTGCGGCATGCCGAACGAAAGAGCTGCGCTGGCCAAGCGGCGGGAGTACGACGAGCCGTTTGTCGTGAAGGACCCCGGACGGGAGCCGGCGCTGTTGCAGGCGATCCGGAACCGGGGTTTCCGGACTACCCGAGGTGGACGATTCCATCACATTCTGGGCGAGAACGACAAGGCGCGCGCTGTCGAGCTATTGCTGGCACGCTACCGGTCGCAGTCCGGCGCGGTGGAGACCGTGGGGTTGGGCGACGGGTTGAACGATGCGGAGTTCCTGAACCTGGTCGACCACCCTGTGCTGATCCGGTCACCGCGCCTGGAGCAACTGCGGCCGTTAGTGCCGCGAGGCCGGGCCACCCGGCAATCGGGCCCGGCTGGCTGGAACGAAGCCATTCTGGAGCTGTTCAGCGGTAGATTCTAG
- a CDS encoding cell wall biosynthesis glycosyltransferase: MAKIVIPESAQEALTTIRNADIVVGIPSYNNARTIGHVVQAAHAGLLKYFPEFTSVIVNSDGGSSDGTRDVVLSASMQDARLLMLSTPIKPVNRLSLPYHGIPGKGSAFRLIFQIASNLGAKACAVVDSDLRSITPEWIDLLLRPVVHAEYDFVAPYYHRHKYDGTITNSIVYPLTRALYGHRLRQPIGGDFGVSQRLLRRYLERDDWETDVARYGIDIWMTTVAVAEGFRVCQSFLGAKLHDAKDPGSDLSAMLQQVVGSVFTLMQEYEPAWSQISGSRDIDLFGFRYDVGLDPIEVNLDRMLVNFRRGCSELSEVWQLALAPDTLEQVEALAAASTSPATFHFEDDLWVRVIFEFAAAHHRRRLDRGTLLRSLTPLYIGRVASFVVETRDLTASEVDQRIENLCLTFEEMKPRLMAQWSGQPARTAPKPAPLQPVAAEQKELEV, encoded by the coding sequence ATGGCCAAAATCGTTATCCCCGAGTCCGCGCAGGAAGCGCTCACCACGATTCGCAACGCCGACATCGTCGTGGGTATCCCCAGCTACAACAACGCGCGAACCATTGGCCACGTTGTCCAGGCCGCCCACGCCGGCCTCCTGAAGTACTTCCCGGAATTCACCTCGGTCATCGTCAACTCCGATGGCGGTTCGAGTGACGGCACCCGCGATGTCGTGCTCTCCGCCTCGATGCAGGATGCCCGCCTGTTGATGCTTTCCACGCCCATCAAACCCGTCAACCGGCTCTCGCTGCCCTACCATGGAATCCCCGGCAAGGGCTCGGCGTTCCGCCTGATCTTCCAGATCGCCTCCAACCTCGGGGCCAAGGCCTGCGCCGTCGTCGATTCCGACCTGCGCTCCATCACGCCCGAGTGGATCGATCTCCTTCTGCGCCCCGTCGTCCATGCCGAATACGACTTCGTCGCGCCTTACTATCACCGCCATAAATACGACGGCACCATCACCAACAGCATCGTCTATCCGCTCACCCGTGCTCTCTACGGCCACCGCCTGCGCCAGCCCATTGGCGGTGACTTTGGCGTCTCCCAGCGGCTCCTTCGACGCTATCTGGAACGGGACGACTGGGAAACCGACGTCGCGCGCTATGGCATCGACATCTGGATGACCACCGTTGCCGTCGCCGAGGGTTTCCGGGTCTGCCAAAGCTTCCTGGGCGCCAAACTGCACGACGCCAAGGACCCCGGCTCCGACCTCAGCGCCATGCTCCAGCAGGTCGTCGGCAGCGTCTTCACCCTGATGCAGGAATACGAGCCCGCCTGGAGCCAGATCTCCGGCAGCCGCGACATCGATCTCTTCGGCTTCCGCTACGACGTGGGCCTCGATCCCATTGAGGTCAACCTGGACCGCATGCTCGTCAACTTCCGTCGAGGCTGCTCTGAACTCAGCGAGGTGTGGCAACTCGCCTTGGCACCAGACACTCTTGAGCAAGTGGAGGCCCTGGCCGCCGCCTCAACTTCACCGGCCACGTTTCACTTCGAGGACGACCTCTGGGTCCGCGTCATCTTCGAGTTCGCCGCCGCCCACCACCGGCGCCGCCTCGACCGTGGCACCCTGCTGCGCTCCCTCACCCCTCTGTACATCGGCCGGGTGGCTTCATTCGTTGTCGAAACCCGCGACCTCACCGCCTCCGAGGTGGACCAACGCATCGAAAACCTGTGCCTTACCTTCGAGGAGATGAAGCCGCGTCTCATGGCGCAGTGGTCCGGCCAACCCGCCAGAACCGCGCCGAAGCCGGCGCCTCTCCAGCCCGTCGCGGCTGAGCAAAAGGAATTGGAGGTTTAG
- a CDS encoding OmpA family protein, whose product MKLHVVTCLAGAALCLTLGACAKKTAATTPPAPTVAPTAPAPTRAATPAPAAAEQPRQVAKEASRMPDAATKLQIQDLLNKIQDAYFDFARHTLRPDAETALRANAKTLSEIIQQYPDFRLTVEGYCDERGSDEFNMALGDARAKQAKDYLVSLGLPGAQLKTVSYGKEKPVCTEHDENCWQKNRRAHVTQAQ is encoded by the coding sequence ATGAAGTTACATGTTGTTACCTGCCTCGCTGGAGCAGCCTTGTGTCTGACGCTTGGCGCTTGTGCAAAGAAGACCGCCGCGACGACGCCCCCGGCCCCAACCGTGGCCCCTACGGCCCCGGCACCGACACGTGCCGCGACTCCGGCGCCAGCCGCTGCTGAGCAGCCCCGGCAGGTTGCCAAAGAAGCCAGCCGGATGCCCGATGCCGCGACCAAGCTGCAGATTCAGGACCTCCTGAACAAGATTCAGGATGCCTATTTCGACTTTGCGCGGCACACGCTCCGTCCGGATGCCGAGACGGCTTTGCGCGCCAACGCCAAGACGTTGAGCGAGATCATCCAGCAATACCCGGATTTCCGGTTGACTGTGGAAGGCTACTGCGATGAGCGTGGCTCTGATGAGTTCAACATGGCCCTGGGTGATGCCCGTGCGAAACAGGCCAAGGATTACCTGGTATCGCTGGGTCTGCCCGGCGCGCAGCTCAAGACCGTAAGCTATGGCAAAGAAAAGCCAGTTTGCACCGAGCATGATGAGAACTGCTGGCAGAAGAACCGCCGCGCTCACGTGACCCAGGCGCAATAG
- a CDS encoding response regulator transcription factor, producing the protein MDPIRILLADDHNVLRDGLRLLLERQPGFLVVGEAADGIAAVDMAAELHPDVVVTDIAMPKLNGIEATRRIISASPRTGVVILSMHYDESYVLRALKAGARGYLLKDSVKADLLSAIQAVASGRSFFSHKVSQILQEDYVRALQRMNAEDTYDLLTDREREILHLVAEGRTSKEIATSLNLSVYTVDTHRGHILEKLNLHSVPELILYAVRKQLIA; encoded by the coding sequence ATGGATCCGATCCGCATTTTGCTCGCCGATGACCACAATGTCCTCCGGGACGGGCTGCGCCTACTGCTCGAACGCCAACCCGGCTTCCTTGTCGTCGGCGAGGCTGCCGACGGGATCGCGGCCGTCGACATGGCCGCTGAACTCCATCCCGACGTCGTCGTCACGGACATCGCCATGCCGAAGTTGAACGGCATAGAAGCGACCCGCCGCATCATCTCGGCCAGTCCCCGTACAGGTGTCGTAATTCTCAGCATGCATTACGACGAGAGTTACGTCCTGCGCGCCCTCAAGGCCGGTGCTCGTGGCTATCTCCTGAAAGACTCAGTCAAGGCGGATCTCCTTTCCGCCATCCAGGCCGTCGCTTCCGGCCGGTCGTTCTTCAGCCACAAGGTCAGCCAGATTCTCCAGGAGGATTACGTTCGGGCGCTCCAGAGAATGAACGCCGAAGACACCTACGATCTGCTCACTGACCGCGAGCGGGAGATCCTCCATCTGGTCGCCGAGGGCCGGACCAGCAAGGAGATCGCAACTTCCCTCAACCTCTCCGTTTACACCGTGGACACCCACCGCGGCCATATTCTCGAGAAGCTGAATCTACACAGCGTGCCCGAACTGATCCTCTACGCGGTTAGAAAACAGCTCATAGCCTGA
- a CDS encoding RNA polymerase sigma factor, with amino-acid sequence MKAGTERFQPSFEMQSRERMAQTDEELMSGVRQGDLRGLGQLFERHHVHLYNFVLRLTGDRPHSEDLVQEVFFRILRYRQTYRDGTSFTTWMYQIARNARVDALRKKRPEIGVELETISPADGRPTPAARAESTQQEELLRRSLALLPEEKRELLVLSRYQNLRHEQIAELLHCEVSTVKVRVFRAVQELKKIFNSLQVEHKRTGRGAWALPDEGHGYEV; translated from the coding sequence GTGAAGGCAGGGACAGAACGGTTCCAGCCGAGCTTCGAGATGCAGAGCAGGGAGCGGATGGCGCAGACCGATGAAGAGTTGATGTCGGGTGTACGGCAGGGCGACCTGCGCGGCCTCGGCCAGTTGTTTGAGCGCCATCACGTGCATCTGTACAACTTCGTGCTGCGGCTTACGGGCGACCGTCCTCACAGCGAGGACTTGGTACAGGAGGTTTTCTTCCGGATTCTGCGATACCGGCAGACCTACCGCGACGGGACTTCGTTTACGACCTGGATGTACCAGATCGCCCGGAACGCCAGAGTGGACGCGCTGCGCAAAAAGCGGCCGGAAATAGGAGTGGAACTGGAGACGATCTCTCCGGCGGACGGGCGCCCGACGCCTGCCGCGCGGGCGGAGTCGACGCAGCAGGAAGAGTTGTTGCGGCGGTCGCTGGCGCTGCTGCCGGAGGAGAAACGGGAGTTGCTGGTGCTGAGCCGGTATCAGAATCTGAGGCACGAGCAGATCGCGGAATTGCTGCACTGCGAAGTGAGTACGGTGAAGGTGAGGGTGTTCCGAGCCGTGCAGGAGCTGAAGAAGATCTTCAACAGCCTGCAGGTGGAGCACAAGCGGACAGGCCGTGGTGCCTGGGCGCTGCCGGACGAGGGACATGGCTATGAAGTGTGA